In a single window of the Papaver somniferum cultivar HN1 chromosome 8, ASM357369v1, whole genome shotgun sequence genome:
- the LOC113301651 gene encoding uncharacterized protein LOC113301651 — MQNVKSEPAIVCEEHRIECTNFEENHRASENLSQDKNGENGQSSSGDSTENDDPGVIRILISNGESEAVTMSSETRGDAVKVTGTNQLKSEVTDVVASLKKGGSLSRDESSREQCRVCQQSSEETLIDLGCQCRGGLAKAHLSCIGTWFSTRGSNNCEICQQIAVNVPPPESQPSRNYWIWRIDPGTGTVQERERGCYSPLWVALSILIGGLLLDVLISISLGVSALPVNIIIGVLVVLGLGTALRLAFECCQEISIRRAVQRMDINANPNYHPTIWQNL; from the exons ATGCAGAATGTCAAATCTGAACCCGCAATTGTTTGCGAAGAACATAGAATTGAATGTACAAATTTCGAGGAAAATCATAGGGCAAGTGAGAATTTAAGTCAAGACAAAAATGGAGAAAATGGGCAAAGCTCATCAGGGGATTCTACTGAAAATGATGATCCGGGTGTTATTAGAATTTTGATTTCTAATGGGGAATCAGAAGCTGTTACGATGAGTTCAGAAACTAGAGGGGATGCAGTGAAAGTTACTGGTACTAACCAATTGAAGAGTGAAGTTACAGATGTGGTGGCAAGTCTTAAGAAAGGAGGTTCTCTGTCAAGAGATGAAAGCTCTAGGGAACAGTGCAG AGTCTGTCAACAATCATCAGAAGAAACTCTTATAGATCTTGGATGTCAATGTCGTGGTGGACTTGCTAAAGCTCATCTATCATGCATAGGGACTTGGTTTAGTACTAGAGGTTCAAATAACTGCGAGATTTGCCA ACAAATAGCTGTGAATGTGCCACCTCCAGAATCCCAGCCAAGT AGGAATTACTGGATTTGGAGGATTGATCCTGGTACTGGTACTGTGCAGGAACGTGAAAGG GGTTGCTACAGTCCACTTTGGGTGGCATTATCGATCCTCATCGGTGGTCTCCTGCTAGATGTTTTAATATCGATTTCTCTTGGTGTTTCAGCACTTCCTGTCAATATTATAATCG GTGTTCTAGTGGTTCTAGGGCTAGGAACTGCGCTTCGACTAGCATTTGAATGCTGTCAGGAGATAAGTATAAGGAGAGCAGTGCAAAGGATGGATATAAATGCAAACCCAAATTACCACCCTACTATCTGGCAAAACTTGTGA